From Primulina tabacum isolate GXHZ01 chromosome 2, ASM2559414v2, whole genome shotgun sequence, one genomic window encodes:
- the LOC142536901 gene encoding uncharacterized protein LOC142536901, whose amino-acid sequence MVNRCKFWLPKKNRQCANSPLLDSPFCGNHTQRSHAQWIPCPIDPSHSVLHENLKSHLNRCPLLKRMQSLELQPFYQKGINAGDEYENDEVEKVSVYESILTPQMKRNAVYAMTGLEFSALVAKIKSVHFSLCSNIPSSYKIPGACSIWTHQEIDKKLPYQEKHVLQQASILGNLEEFGAFKQSHSSCNGQCDSSKGSENHNDIPAVVEFGAGRGYLTQMLSDCYGIKKVVLVERKSYKLKADRSLRQKETLILERLRIDIEDLNLKAVEALQGAEYLAIGKHLCGPATDATLRCCVSPQAEDNTTTQSEASYLKAIAIATCCHHLCLWKTYINKRYFSDLGFTKEDFHVISWFTSWAVDADHGSEFSVTDHSAQLEIMWEKKENFPDSDLCAVEEIIRQMQPTDRAALGFMCKDIIDVGRLMWLESQGLKSHLVKYVPFSISPENNLLVART is encoded by the exons ATGGTGAATCGCTGCAAATTCTGGCTCCCCAAGAAGAACAGGCAGTGTGCAAATTCTCCTCTACTTGATTCTCC ATTCTGCGGAAATCACACCCAGAGGTCTCATGCTCAGTGGATTCCTTGCCCTATCGATCCTTCTCA CTCCGTGCTTCATGAAAATCTCAAAAGCCACTTAAATAGATGCCCGTTGCTGAAGAGGATGCAGTCGCTTGAACTTCAACCTTTCTACCAGAAGGGCATTAATGCGGGTGATGAGtatgaaaatgatgaagtaGAGAAAGTTTCTGTTTATGAATCTATCCTTACTCCGCAGATGAAAAGGAATGCCGTTTACGCGATGACCGGCCTTGAATTCTCTGCGTTGGTTGCTAAAATCAAGTCCGTGCATTTTTCATTATGCAGTAATATTCCAAGTTCTTACAAGATTCCTGGAGCTTGTAGTATATGGACCCATCAAGAAATCGACAA GAAATTACCATATCAGGAGAAACATGTGTTGCAGCAGGCGTCAATTCTTGGGAATTTAGAAGAATTTGGGGCGTTCAAACAATCTCATTCAAGTTGTAATGGCCAGTGTGATTCCAGCAAAGGGTCTGAGAATCATAATGATATTCCTGCGGTGGTTGAGTTTGGAGCTGGGAGGGGGTACTTGACACAGATGCTCTCTGATTGTTATGGGATCAAGAAGGTGGTGTTGGTAGAGCGAAAGTCATATAAGCTGAAG GCTGATCGGAGTTTGCGACAGAAAGAGACCTTAATACTAGAGCGGTTGAGAATAGACA TTGAAGATCTGAACTTGAAGGCTGTAGAGGCTTTACAGGGAGCCGAGTATTTAGCCATCGGCAAACATCTCTGTGGGCCAGCGAcag ATGCAACCTTAAGGTGCTGCGTTAGCCCACAAGCTGAAGATAACACTACTACTCAGTCCGAAGCCAGTTATCTGAAAGCCATAGCTATAGCAACATGTTGCCATCATCTCTGTCTTTGGAAAACTTATATAA ACAAGAGATACTTTTCTGATTTGGGTTTCACCAAGGAAGATTTTCACGTGATTTCATGGTTTACCAGTTGGGCAGTTGATGCAGATCATGGCTCAGAATTTTCTGTTACGGATCACTCAGCCCAACTTGAAATCAT GTGGGAAAAGAAGGAAAATTTTCCGGACTCTGACTTATGTGCGGTTGAAGAAATAATAAGGCAGATGCAGCCCACAGATCGGGCAGCGTTGGGATTCATGTGCAAGGATATCATCGATGTTGGGAGGTTGATGTGGCTGGAGTCACAAGGGCTGAAATCCCATCTCGTAAAATATGTTCCCTTCAGTATTTCTCCTGAAAATAACCTCTTGGTTGCCAGGACGTGA
- the LOC142536902 gene encoding farnesylcysteine lyase-like isoform X1, whose product MKSQCHRITVIILCLLLSHSSGSAPNSHTVCIVGSGIGGASVAHFLRHYSSIQSQVIDRVTIFERNGVVGGRMATVTISGETFEAGASILHPKNYHTLNFTKSLNLSVNDPKNNEDTFSLGIWDGHKFVFKTLSSNSKLPIVQRFVSYVNSIILCLRYGFSLYRMNAFVEAMINKFLRYYDVFESRPIFESVEMMLKWAGLYDLTTHTLGKELVEVGLSPVLIQELVTVITRINYGQSVNISGLAGAVSLAGSGGGLWSVKGGNWQMAAGLIDRSDVQLLLNEEIESISKLGDFYELNSTLGKSYSCQVTVVATPLDELNIRFSPGISIPPRKLQHTHATFVRGVLNPVYFGLKEVKDIPELVGTIESADVPFSSISILKQHDNDMTYKVFSRHELADDLLDKIFSVREETIKINWGAYPHYHAPEQYASFILDDNHLYYVNAFENAASTMETSAVAAENIARLILSRLYGQVDLSSPNLKSSSIDLSEKHVDL is encoded by the exons ATGAAGAGCCAATGTCATCGAATCACAGTTATAATCCTCTGTCTCCTTTTATCCCATTCCTCCGGCTCCGCTCCAAATTCACATACGGTGTGCATTGTAGGAAGCGGCATCGGCGGAGCCTCCGTCGCCCACTTCCTCCGCCACTACTCCTCCATCCAATCCCAAGTGATCGATCGAGTCACAATCTTTGAGCGAAACGGCGTAGTAGGTGGCCGTATGGCCACCGTCACCATATCCGGAGAGACCTTCGAGGCGGGCGCCTCCATTCTCCACCCCAAGAATTACCATACGTTGAATTTCACCAAAAGTCTTAATCTTTCAGTAAATGACCCCAAAAACAACGAGGATACTTTCTCCCTGGGCATTTGGGACGGCCATAAATTCGTTTTCAAGACACTGAGTTCGAACTCCAAGTTGCCTATTGTTCAACGATTCGTGTCGTATGTGAATTCGATCATACTGTGCTTGAGATATGGGTTCTCTCTCTACCGGATGAATGCTTTTGTTGAG GCTATGATCAATAAATTTTTGAGGTACTACGATGTTTTTGAATCACGGCCCATATTTGAAAGTGTTGAGATGATGCTTAAATGGGCGGGACTATACGATCTCACTACACACACATTGGGAAAAGAACTGGTGGAAGTTGGATTGTCTCCTGTACTCATACAAGAGCTCGTCACT GTTATTACAAGAATAAACTATGGGCAAAGCGTGAACATCAGTGGACTCGCTGGTGCAGTTTCCTTGGCTGGATCAGGAGGTGGTTTATGGTCTGTTAAAGGAGGAAATTGGCAGATGGCTGCTGGATTAATTGACCGTTCAGATGTTCAGTTGCTCCTTAATGAAGAAATAGAGTCCATTTCTAAACTAGGAGATTTTTATGAGCTTAACTCGACATTGGGAAAGAGTTACAGCTGTCAAGTTACGGTTGTGGCAACACCCTTAGATGAACTAAATATACGTTTCAGTCCTGGAATATCTATACCTCCTAGGAAATTGCAGCACACTCATGCGACTTTTGTTAGGGGTGTTTTAAATCCT GTGTATTTTGGTCTAAAAGAGGTCAAGGACATCCCAGAATTAGTTGGCACAATAGAGTCTGCTGATGTACCTTTCTCGAGTATCAGTATTCTCAAGCAGCATGACAACGATATGACTTACAAAGTATTCTCTCGCCATGAATTGGCTGATGACTTACTTGACAAAATTTTCAG TGTGAGAGAGGAGACGATCAAAATCAACTGGGGTGCTTATCCACATTACCACGCACCTGAGCAGTACGCTTCCTTCATTTTAGACGATAATCATCTATACTATGTCAACGCATTCGAAAATGCGGCTAGCACCATGGAAACGAGCGCTGTTGCAGCTGAAAATATAGCACGCTTGATCCTCTCCAGATTATATGGGCAAGTTGATTTAAGTTCACCAAACTTGAAGAGCTCTAGCATCGATTTATCCGAAAAGCATGTCGACTTGTAA
- the LOC142536902 gene encoding farnesylcysteine lyase-like isoform X2 — MKSQCHRITVIILCLLLSHSSGSAPNSHTVCIVGSGIGGASVAHFLRHYSSIQSQVIDRVTIFERNGVVGGRMATVTISGETFEAGASILHPKNYHTLNFTKSLNLSVNDPKNNEDTFSLGIWDGHKFVFKTLSSNSKLPIVQRFVSYVNSIILCLRYGFSLYRMNAFVEVITRINYGQSVNISGLAGAVSLAGSGGGLWSVKGGNWQMAAGLIDRSDVQLLLNEEIESISKLGDFYELNSTLGKSYSCQVTVVATPLDELNIRFSPGISIPPRKLQHTHATFVRGVLNPVYFGLKEVKDIPELVGTIESADVPFSSISILKQHDNDMTYKVFSRHELADDLLDKIFSVREETIKINWGAYPHYHAPEQYASFILDDNHLYYVNAFENAASTMETSAVAAENIARLILSRLYGQVDLSSPNLKSSSIDLSEKHVDL, encoded by the exons ATGAAGAGCCAATGTCATCGAATCACAGTTATAATCCTCTGTCTCCTTTTATCCCATTCCTCCGGCTCCGCTCCAAATTCACATACGGTGTGCATTGTAGGAAGCGGCATCGGCGGAGCCTCCGTCGCCCACTTCCTCCGCCACTACTCCTCCATCCAATCCCAAGTGATCGATCGAGTCACAATCTTTGAGCGAAACGGCGTAGTAGGTGGCCGTATGGCCACCGTCACCATATCCGGAGAGACCTTCGAGGCGGGCGCCTCCATTCTCCACCCCAAGAATTACCATACGTTGAATTTCACCAAAAGTCTTAATCTTTCAGTAAATGACCCCAAAAACAACGAGGATACTTTCTCCCTGGGCATTTGGGACGGCCATAAATTCGTTTTCAAGACACTGAGTTCGAACTCCAAGTTGCCTATTGTTCAACGATTCGTGTCGTATGTGAATTCGATCATACTGTGCTTGAGATATGGGTTCTCTCTCTACCGGATGAATGCTTTTGTTGAG GTTATTACAAGAATAAACTATGGGCAAAGCGTGAACATCAGTGGACTCGCTGGTGCAGTTTCCTTGGCTGGATCAGGAGGTGGTTTATGGTCTGTTAAAGGAGGAAATTGGCAGATGGCTGCTGGATTAATTGACCGTTCAGATGTTCAGTTGCTCCTTAATGAAGAAATAGAGTCCATTTCTAAACTAGGAGATTTTTATGAGCTTAACTCGACATTGGGAAAGAGTTACAGCTGTCAAGTTACGGTTGTGGCAACACCCTTAGATGAACTAAATATACGTTTCAGTCCTGGAATATCTATACCTCCTAGGAAATTGCAGCACACTCATGCGACTTTTGTTAGGGGTGTTTTAAATCCT GTGTATTTTGGTCTAAAAGAGGTCAAGGACATCCCAGAATTAGTTGGCACAATAGAGTCTGCTGATGTACCTTTCTCGAGTATCAGTATTCTCAAGCAGCATGACAACGATATGACTTACAAAGTATTCTCTCGCCATGAATTGGCTGATGACTTACTTGACAAAATTTTCAG TGTGAGAGAGGAGACGATCAAAATCAACTGGGGTGCTTATCCACATTACCACGCACCTGAGCAGTACGCTTCCTTCATTTTAGACGATAATCATCTATACTATGTCAACGCATTCGAAAATGCGGCTAGCACCATGGAAACGAGCGCTGTTGCAGCTGAAAATATAGCACGCTTGATCCTCTCCAGATTATATGGGCAAGTTGATTTAAGTTCACCAAACTTGAAGAGCTCTAGCATCGATTTATCCGAAAAGCATGTCGACTTGTAA